agtttcagtttagagaaaTTAGAGAGGTGTAagtgaaccacttttgtccccaaggttttaatgatggcaaatcaaatctattgatttatttagggttccaaatgaccagacaaaaaatcttcatcagaattatttactgcacaatagaaacactaaaactaccaggagtacaggataagataggacagtgttctacactaaagcaattgttgaagcaattctactcaagctggcacaaagcaataattcttaattggAGATGGATGGGACTCCCACAGACCAATGCTTGTGaagagatctctgctctcaacctccagcagtgaccttggggggtccccagccaaggcaggaatctccacacaccccccaagaagggttctgttggaagaacgtGCCTCTGttaaaggggactggccctttgtggtcaaaagggatggactgacagtcactggactccaggggttgcctcaacaCCAGGGGCTTCATtaggggtggaagcagcggacgaagctcttcctgcagtcggggcactggtagggcttcccttactggtgggtccgttggtgtttggtcaagacACCAATCTGGGtgaatctcttcccacactccccacacttgtagggcctctccccggtgtggatgcgtcGGTGGGTGACAAGATGGGATTTCTCCTTGAACCgtttcccgcagtcggtgcagcagaagggcctctcatccgtgtgcgtccgctcatgcgtGTAGAGATTCCCCCTGGttggaaacctcttcccacattccaagcacttgtagggccgttccccagtgtggatgcgatggtgtttgcggagggtggagctgtgactgaagctcttcccacattccctacacgtgtaaggacattctccagtgtggatgtgctggtgggaacGAAGGTGAAAGCtccggttgaagctcttcccacattcctcacatgTGTacggccgttccccactgtggatgcgctggtgggtgcagAGGTGGTACctccggctgaagctcttcccacattcctcacacttgtagggccgttccccactgtggatgcgctggtgggtgcggaggtggtagttctggctgaagctcttcccacattctccacacgtgtagggacgtGCCCCAGTGTGCATGTCCTGGTGTCGGAGCACGTGagagctctgactgaagctcttcccacattccaagcacctgaagggcttctctctgctgggaggctgatcagggaccaccaggtcagagctctggctcaagctccagccgccttcctggcacaggctggttctttcctcctcagagcaccctgggatggctttggagcccctcctgcggggggatctccggcccttttcctccccgctgccttcctgcgccggggagcccttcaaaacggcctctcccaccagggtctcacggggggatttgtcctccgggctctctgtcctcagctcggggcctggggcaggaagcaagaaggacaggcaggggatttgcctccggcccacagggaaggccaaggacatccccccaactccggccccggcaggacggcggcgccagcggggt
This Pseudopipra pipra isolate bDixPip1 chromosome W, bDixPip1.hap1, whole genome shotgun sequence DNA region includes the following protein-coding sequences:
- the LOC135405367 gene encoding zinc finger protein 239-like; translation: MAPAAGQPRWRRRPAGAGVGGMSLAFPVGRRQIPCLSFLLPAPGPELRTESPEDKSPRETLVGEAVLKGSPAQEGSGEEKGRRSPRRRGSKAIPGCSEEERTSLCQEGGWSLSQSSDLVVPDQPPSREKPFRCLECGKSFSQSSHVLRHQDMHTGARPYTCGECGKSFSQNYHLRTHQRIHSGERPYKCEECGKSFSRRYHLCTHQRIHSGERPYTCEECGKSFNRSFHLRSHQHIHTGECPYTCRECGKSFSHSSTLRKHHRIHTGERPYKCLECGKRFPTRGNLYTHERTHTDERPFCCTDCGKRFKEKSHLVTHRRIHTGERPYKCGECGKRFTQIGVLTKHQRTHQ